Part of the Streptomyces europaeiscabiei genome is shown below.
CCTGGTGCAGGGCGCCGACCAAGGCTTCGACGTCGGCTCGCAGGGCCGCAAGCTCTTTGGCGTCCGCAGCCCGCAGTTCCTTGAATTTGGTCACTTTGCGGCGCAGCCACTTCTCGCTGTCTCCGGCATGGCGCCGCGGGCGCGGACCTTGTCGTAGAACTCGTTCTTCAGGTCCAGGTGGCGCTGGGTGAGCGCATTGCGCGGAACCTGGGCCTCCTGGGAAAGGGCCACGATGGTCAAGGCGCCGCTGGAGTGCTCAGGGGCGTCGGCCAGGATCCGGCCTATGGCGGCCTGGATGCGGTCGCGTTCGTCGGGAGCAGGGCTCATTTGGGGTCCTCCTGGACTATGACGCGGTTGCGGTAGTGCGAGTCGGCAAAGGCACGAAGGCGGCCGGCGCGGCGGCGGAACCGGTCGGCCAGCGGGATGGCGACGAGTTCGGATCCGGCCTGCTTCTCCAACCGCTCAGCCAAGGTGATGAGTTGATCGGCGTGGTGGTCGGTGCGCGAGATGTTCGCGCAGGACGGCTGGCAGCGGTCCAGGCTAGGGGCCTCCTGCTGGCCCCCCCAGCCGGTGGCATAGAGCCTTGTCACGGTTGTAGACACACAGACGGACAGTTGCGGGTTGTTCAAGATGTCCTTGGCGGCCCGCGCGCTCACCACGGTGCCGATGAACTCCGGTGCGTGGGCGTCTGCGTTGATCGCGCGGCGTGCTGCTGGTCCGGAGATGCCGACTCCCTCGCTCAGGTCGGCGTTCAATGTGGCCAGGGTGTCGACGGTCGCCCGGGCGGTTTCGATGTCGAGGAGATCGTGAATGCCCTCGCGGCTGCGCGAGGCATAGGCGGCGCTGACCACCGTGCGCATGTGGCCGTGACCTGCGTGGTTACTGACCCGGAGGTCGGTTACTCGATCGTCGTGGTGTCGGGTGGCCGGGTTGCGGGGGTGGCAGCGATAGTTTCGTGGCTGGAGGAGATCGAGCGACGAGGCCGCGACTCGGGAGAAGATCGGGGAACTGCGCGCTCGGCTTGAGGAGTTGAGCGGATTCCTCGCCGAGCAGGAGGCGGTGCTGCCCCGTCTGGTGATGAGGATTCCTGAAGTTGGGTCTGGGCGGACCGACTGCCGGAAGGCTGCGGCCACCGCTGATCATCGGCGTGGTTCGCGTCGCCGACTGCAGGGGGTGACGCCACGAACCCACGGTCAGGCACCTTCGAATCCCCCAACAGTACCTACAGTTCAGATTTCGATACCTTCAGAAATCGTGAACTCGCGGGGATTTGACGGTGGCCGGATCGATTCGCTGGGGCTCGATGAGAACGGGGCGCCGGTGGTCGTGGAATTTAAGCGCGGCACCGCGGCCGGCGTGATCAATCAGGGCCTGTATTACATGGCGTGGCTGATGGCGCACAAGGACGCTTTCCGGCACCTGGTCCGCGACCGGCTCGGGGTATCGGCCGCGTCCCAGGTGCTGTGGAGCGCACCCCGGCTGATCTGTGTCGCCGGCGACTTCACCCGCTACGACGGGCACGCCGTACGCGAGCATAGGCGCAGCATCGACCTGGTCCGCTACCGGTTCTTCGGCAAGGACCTGATCGGACTTGAGACCGTGGCTTCCGTTACAGGGCGGACGCCAGCCGCGTGGCGGGTTCGCCGGAGCGCGGCCGGGCTGCCGCCCGCCCGAGAGCAGGTCGGTGAGCTGGCGGCGCTGGCGGAGGCGGTTGATGAGGTGCTGCTCGGCCTCGGGGACGGCGTCAGCCGGGTGCAGCGCAAGCAGTACCGGGCCTATCAGCGCCTGCGGAACTTCGCCTGCGTTTGCCCGCCGCAGAAGACCAAGCTCCTCGTCTATCTCAAGGCCGACCCGAAGGAGGTCGACCTCATGCCTGGCTTCACTCGGGATGTGACGGGGCTGGGTCACCACGGCACGGGCGACCTGGAGGTGCAGTTGCGCTCCGAGCGGGACTTGGAGCGGGCCGTGGACCTCTTCCGCGCCGGCTACGCGGCAGCGTAGCCGTCCGGTGTGTTTGTGACGTGAGGGCGTACGGGGTTGGGCTGCTGTGGATGTTGTGGTGGTCGTGCCTTCCGATGTACGGGCAGGTAATGGCGGTGGATCATCAATGATGCGCGGGATCGCCGGTTTGGCCAACCGGCGATCCTCGGCTATGTTCCGTCCCCTCGGTCGCCGGAATTGCTGTCCGGCGTGAGCGACATGGCTGCTGAGCTTGAACTCGTGATGTCGCAGTGAGCTCGACGGCTGTCTGGCAGAAACCGGACTCGCCCTCCGGGCCAGATAGTCACCGGCCCCGGGAGATTTGGGGCCGGGCTAGTGTGATGCGCCAGAAATCCTGAGGGTTAGTAAGTACCCTGTTGTCATGTCGCATTCGGGGCCTTCTGCTGTGGCGATCACGTTGTCCGAGGCCGAGCGTGCCGAGTTGTTGCGCCGGACAGAGGTGCCGCACCGGCGCTCGGCTGAGAAGGCCCGCATCATCCTGGCGTGTGCTGACGGCATGTCAAACGCGGGTGTCGCACGGCTCGTGGGTGTGCAGGCCAAGACGGTCGGCAAGTGGCGTCGGGCTTTCGCGGCGGAGCGGATGGCCGGGCTTGAGGACGCCAGCTGGATTGGCCGGCCGAAGGCCGACCTGATCCTCGACGATGCTGAGCGCGGGCAGCTGCAGCAGTGGGCGCGGCGGGCCAGGACCGCCCAGTTCCTCGCGTTGCGAGCCAAGATCGTGCTGCGCTGCGCGGAGGGCGGGACGAACCAGCAGGCTGCGGCCGACCTCGGCATCGACAGGTCGACCGTGGACCGCTGGCGGGCCCGGTTCATCGCGAAGCGCCTCGATGGTCTGCATGACGAGCCGCGCTCGGGCCGGCCGCCTTCGATCCTCCTCGACCAGGTCGAGGAGGTCGTCGTGGCCACCCTGGAGTCGGTTCCGGGCGAGGACACGCACTGGTCGCGGGCCTCGATGGCCCAGCGCACCGGCCTGTCGAAGTCGACGATCGGGCGAATCTGGAAACGGTTCGACCTCAAGCCCCACCTGCAGGACTCCTTCAAGCTGTCCACCGATCCGCAGTTCGTCGCCAAGGTCGTCGACGTTGTCGGCCTGTACCACCACCCGCCCGAGAAGGCGGTCGTGCTCTGCGTGGACGAGAAGAGCCAGATCCAGGCTCTGGACCGGTCCCAGCCGGTGCTGCCGATGATGCCGGGCATGCCCGAACGCCGCACCCACGACTATCTGAGGCACGGCATCACCAGCCTTTTCGCCGCCTTCAACATCGCCGACGGCACCGTCATATCGGCACTGCACCGCCGCCACCGGGCGATCGAGTTCAAGAAGTTCCTGATCCGGATCGACAAGGCGGTGCCCGCCGGACTCGACGTGCACCTCGTCTGTGACAACTGTGAGAATCTACGCCACCCACAACACCGCCGAGATCAGGACGTGGCTCGGCAAACACCCCCGCTTCCACGTCCATTTCACGCCCACCGGCTCCTCTTGGATGAACCAGGTGGAGCGGTGGTTCGGCCTGCTGACCGACAAGCTCATCCGCCGCGGCGTCCACAGGTCCGTGAAGGCCCTAGAGGACGACATCACTGCGTGGATCGACACCTGGAACGAGAACCCGCGGCCTTTCACTTGGACCAAGACAGCCGACGAGATCCTCAACTCCCTCGCCGACTACCTCACCAAGGTCGGAACCACCGGCCAGAAAACAGAGCAGAACTAACCCTCAGGATTTCTGGCGCATCACACTAGCGCCCGCCTGGCGGCCACCGAAACGGCCGTACCGGACGAGCATCCTCGAACCTGACCGACACGCAGTCCGACAGCGGACGCCGTCGACGCTCGCGCTTGCCCACCACACTCGACACCTCGACGTACGGCGCCGTCCCTTCCGACCCAGCCGATACCGACATACGACACCCCCAGCCCGCTCGCCCCTCACGACTAGCCTCGCGCTTTCACGAGGCGGGGCGTCCGAGGCTTGATCAAATAAGCGGAGAGTGCTCCTGACCTGCAACGATGGGACTTGTCTAGGGTCCTGTTGGCTGCACGGAAAGAAGCACTCTCCAGGTGAAGAAGCGTATCGGGTCGTACCCGCGTGTCCGCATCGAGGGCGGCGGCCGGGCTGTTGTCTCTCAGGCCGGGGGCGTGCTGCTGGTCGAGACCGTCCGCAAGGCCGGCTTGGACACCGCGATATCAGCGGCGCTGACGCCGTGGCGGAAGGCTCGGGCTGTGCACGACCCGGGCAAGATCCTGCTGGACGTGGCCCTGGCGGTCGCGTTGGGCGGGGACTGCCTCGCGGATGTCGGCATGCTGCGGGCCGAGCCGGCCGTGTTCGGGCCGGTGGCCTCCGACCCGACGGTCTCCCGCCTCATCGACGCCCGCAGCCTCCGGGGAGAAAGCCCTGCGGGCCATCCGTGCGGCGCGGGCTGAAGTCCGCCAACATGTCTGGCGGTTGGCCGACCGGGAAGCGCCTGATGTGGGCGGGACGGTGACCGTGGACCTCGACGGGGTGCTGGTGATCGCGCACTCGGACAAGGAAGACGCCGCACCCACGTGGAAGCGAACCTACGGCCACCACCCGCTGATGGGGTTCGTCGACCACGGACCGGGCGGCACGGGTGAACCGGTCGCGGCCCTGCTCAGAGCAGGCAACGCGGGATCGAACACGGCCACCGACCACATCACCGCCGCCCAACTGGCCCTGGCCCAGCTGCCGAAGAAGTACCGGCGCGGGCGCCGGACCCTGATCCGCACCGACTCCGCGGGCGGCACCCACGACTTCATCGCCTGGCTCGCTCAGCGGGGACGGCGGCTGTCCTACTCGGTCGGCATGGTGATCACCGAGCAGGTCCACCAGCATGTGCTGAAGGTTCCGGCATCGGCCTGGACGGCGGCCGTCGAGGCGGACGGCGAGATCCGCGACGGCGCCTGGGTCGCTGAACTCACCGGCGACGTTCTGGACGGCTGGCCCAAGGGCATGCGGCTGATCGTCAGGAAGGAACGACCGCACCCCGGGGCCCAGTTGCGGCTCACGGACGCGGACGGCATGCGGCTGACCTGTTTCGCCACCAATACCTCGGGCCGGCCGATCGCCGAGCTTGAGCTCCGTCACCGGCTGCGGGCCCGGGCCGAGGACCGCATCCGCGCCGCCCGGGCCACCGGCCTGCGCAACCTGCCCCTGCACCGCACGGCCCAGAACCGGATCTGGCTGGAGATCGTGCAGATCGCTCTCGACCTGCTGGCCTGGATGCCGATGCTCGCCCTGACCGCCAAGGCCAGGCTCTGGGAGCCCCGCCGACTACGGCTCCGCCTGTTCACCGCGGCGGGACAGCTCGTGACCACCGGCCGTCGGCGAATCCTCCGCCTGGCCCGGCACTGGCCCTAGACCAGTCACATCACCGCAGTCCTCGACCGGCTCACCCAACTGCCCGACCCCGGCTGAC
Proteins encoded:
- a CDS encoding DUF5655 domain-containing protein gives rise to the protein MNSRGFDGGRIDSLGLDENGAPVVVEFKRGTAAGVINQGLYYMAWLMAHKDAFRHLVRDRLGVSAASQVLWSAPRLICVAGDFTRYDGHAVREHRRSIDLVRYRFFGKDLIGLETVASVTGRTPAAWRVRRSAAGLPPAREQVGELAALAEAVDEVLLGLGDGVSRVQRKQYRAYQRLRNFACVCPPQKTKLLVYLKADPKEVDLMPGFTRDVTGLGHHGTGDLEVQLRSERDLERAVDLFRAGYAAA